The Neobacillus sp. PS3-34 genome has a window encoding:
- a CDS encoding GNAT family N-acetyltransferase, with the protein MKIIETERLILRWLVPDDSAFILELLNDPTWIRFIGDRGVRTLEDARNYILTGPMDMYSRLGFGLYLTELKDGRIPIGICGLIKRDSLEDVDLGFAFLSKFQSKGYGYEAASATMAYGKEQLGLKRIVAITSKDNDNSSKLLEKVGMKFEQTIKFHPDNEELKLFIAEF; encoded by the coding sequence ATGAAAATCATTGAAACTGAAAGATTGATACTACGCTGGTTAGTACCGGATGATTCAGCGTTTATTCTCGAACTTTTAAATGATCCTACTTGGATCCGTTTTATAGGGGATAGAGGTGTGAGAACGCTCGAAGATGCTCGAAACTATATTTTAACGGGACCGATGGATATGTACTCCCGACTAGGATTTGGTCTTTATTTAACAGAATTAAAGGATGGAAGGATTCCGATTGGAATTTGCGGATTGATAAAAAGAGATTCTTTAGAAGATGTTGATCTTGGCTTTGCTTTTTTATCGAAGTTCCAATCTAAAGGTTATGGCTATGAGGCCGCTTCTGCTACGATGGCCTATGGAAAGGAACAGCTTGGTCTCAAGCGAATTGTGGCAATAACATCTAAGGACAACGATAATTCTTCCAAGCTTCTTGAGAAAGTCGGTATGAAATTCGAACAAACGATTAAATTTCATCCTGATAATGAAGAGCTTAAATTGTTTATAGCTGAATTTTAA
- a CDS encoding DUF1641 domain-containing protein, whose amino-acid sequence MAKAIKQIERIKISEEDQRNRDLREVEDALVRNKEAILESLGVIQHMHDRGLISLMSGLFAEGDKILKILVKKADTKETANTLKNMLLMVGVLGTLNVKQLEPILLKVNAGVARVAEKKDDDETIGYFDIFRSLKDPEINRSIALIFEFLKGMGTDTSKLERTTQLPEHQAQHENPDHTL is encoded by the coding sequence ATGGCTAAAGCAATAAAGCAAATCGAAAGAATTAAGATTAGTGAAGAAGACCAGAGGAATCGGGATTTAAGGGAAGTCGAAGACGCCTTAGTAAGAAACAAAGAGGCAATCCTAGAATCCCTTGGTGTCATCCAGCACATGCACGATCGTGGATTGATTTCTCTTATGAGCGGATTGTTCGCCGAGGGCGATAAGATTTTAAAAATTTTAGTAAAAAAAGCTGACACGAAAGAAACAGCCAATACACTCAAGAATATGCTTTTAATGGTCGGCGTTCTTGGAACCCTGAATGTTAAGCAACTGGAACCCATTTTGCTAAAAGTGAATGCTGGGGTAGCAAGAGTGGCTGAGAAGAAGGATGACGATGAAACCATCGGTTATTTCGATATTTTCCGTTCACTGAAGGATCCTGAAATCAACCGTTCTATTGCTCTGATTTTTGAGTTCCTTAAAGGAATGGGTACAGATACAAGCAAATTGGAACGGACGACACAGTTGCCGGAGCACCAGGCACAGCATGAAAATCCGGATCATACTTTATAG
- the sigH gene encoding RNA polymerase sporulation sigma factor SigH: MSVISEEKLIEDSFVSDEALVSRIQNGDSESTEFLIYKYRHFVRAKASKYFLCGADREDIIQEGMIGLYKAIRDFKEDKLSSFRAFAELCITRQIISAVKTSTRQKHIPLNSYISLDKPIFEDESTQTLLDIIIGTDITDPAALFITQEKNADFEQRIAEKLSDLERQVLSLYMAGHTYIEISEELNKHTKSIDNALQRIKRKLERHLEINELYA; this comes from the coding sequence GTGAGTGTGATCAGCGAAGAAAAACTGATAGAGGATTCATTTGTAAGTGATGAGGCTTTAGTGTCAAGAATACAAAATGGAGACTCAGAGTCAACCGAATTCTTAATTTACAAATATCGCCATTTCGTCCGTGCAAAAGCAAGCAAATATTTTTTATGCGGTGCAGACAGGGAAGATATTATTCAAGAAGGCATGATTGGATTATATAAGGCAATCCGGGATTTTAAAGAAGATAAACTCTCCTCTTTCCGTGCCTTTGCGGAGCTTTGCATTACCAGGCAAATCATTTCAGCCGTCAAAACATCCACCCGCCAAAAACATATTCCATTAAATTCTTATATTTCATTGGACAAGCCTATTTTCGAGGATGAATCCACTCAGACACTCCTGGATATTATTATTGGGACCGACATAACCGATCCAGCAGCATTATTCATCACACAGGAAAAAAACGCTGACTTCGAGCAGCGAATTGCAGAAAAATTAAGCGATTTAGAAAGACAGGTTTTATCACTATACATGGCAGGCCATACATACATCGAGATTTCCGAAGAGTTAAATAAACATACAAAATCAATCGACAACGCCCTGCAACGGATTAAGAGAAAGCTTGAGCGCCATCTCGAGATCAATGAACTTTACGCCTGA
- a CDS encoding STAS domain-containing protein translates to MPKEEFKKIISDKLAAHADEIVKKMLGNMMEFYNYQFKSKEEEEKTAKIFLQCVHIIAEGLRDGEVQTRASSWGETIGVLSVESGAELGESIKSMTIYKKVIWAFVQQESLLQKVPYEVIIDIIADIDHIFNLIVFGFSNAFTKNAKGLLKKSEELYLKISVPIVPISKTVAILPLVGEITETRSEILITDTLNSCVKNRFETLVIDLSGVYEVDLIGIEVLYKLIRALNLLGVSPMITGMRAEISQTFTQLGIYLDKVVFFNSLEQALQSINLY, encoded by the coding sequence ATGCCCAAAGAAGAATTTAAAAAAATAATCAGTGATAAATTGGCAGCGCATGCCGACGAAATCGTAAAGAAAATGCTTGGAAATATGATGGAGTTTTACAATTATCAATTTAAAAGTAAAGAGGAAGAAGAAAAGACGGCAAAAATTTTTCTTCAATGTGTCCATATTATTGCTGAAGGTTTAAGAGATGGAGAGGTTCAAACAAGGGCCTCCAGCTGGGGCGAAACGATAGGAGTGCTTTCTGTTGAAAGTGGAGCTGAATTAGGCGAATCCATTAAGTCTATGACCATTTATAAGAAGGTAATCTGGGCGTTCGTCCAGCAGGAATCATTGTTACAAAAGGTTCCATATGAAGTTATTATTGACATCATCGCTGACATTGATCATATCTTCAATTTAATCGTTTTTGGGTTCAGCAACGCTTTTACAAAAAATGCAAAGGGATTATTAAAAAAATCCGAAGAGCTTTATTTGAAAATATCTGTCCCAATAGTGCCGATTTCAAAAACGGTCGCCATCCTGCCGCTCGTGGGTGAAATCACCGAAACACGCTCAGAAATCTTGATAACGGATACACTGAATTCATGTGTCAAAAACCGATTTGAAACGCTTGTCATTGATTTATCTGGTGTTTATGAAGTAGATCTTATTGGAATTGAGGTTTTATATAAGCTTATACGTGCCTTGAATTTGCTAGGTGTGAGCCCGATGATCACAGGTATGAGGGCGGAAATCAGCCAAACGTTTACACAGCTTGGAATTTATTTGGACAAAGTGGTGTTTTTCAACTCTTTGGAGCAAGCGTTGCAAAGCATTAACCTTTATTAA
- a CDS encoding GNAT family N-acetyltransferase, which yields MDRLNGIEKMAQNDISELISLSKAVGWDYDQAGIETIMASGTIFGYRNKEGKLAACAALIPYRNQLASIGIVIVHPESRGLALEGL from the coding sequence ATGGACAGGTTAAATGGAATTGAAAAAATGGCGCAAAATGATATCAGTGAATTGATTTCTTTATCCAAAGCGGTCGGTTGGGATTATGACCAAGCGGGAATTGAAACGATAATGGCGTCAGGGACCATTTTTGGCTATCGAAATAAAGAGGGGAAGCTTGCTGCCTGTGCGGCACTGATTCCCTATCGTAATCAACTCGCTTCCATCGGAATAGTCATCGTACATCCTGAAAGTAGAGGGCTGGCCTTGGAAGGTCTGTGA
- a CDS encoding XdhC family protein, with the protein MKDFHQLFDRMDRAVLKTVLATIIQVEGSAYKKEGSCMLFFEDGTQNGMISAGCLEQDLSHHAKKVFQEGKARMVQYDLRKESDLEWGQGNGCNGVIRILLEPVGEKEKEDFRRVKNFLDQGIQVLCLKKLEEEPENLFVPEQGEIFGQWHDSITKLEESSIQQTKFDSGVFHQLFLPKPRLFVFGAGTDAQPLVSLAAKAGFSVAVCDWRAEYCQKGNFPDADQLLIGFPAEIYKKERFTGNDFAIIRNHHFIRDKEWLSLLKKEKLRYLGVLGPGKEPNG; encoded by the coding sequence ATGAAGGACTTCCATCAGCTTTTTGATCGTATGGATCGAGCTGTTTTAAAAACAGTACTCGCTACCATTATTCAGGTGGAAGGATCGGCTTATAAAAAGGAAGGCTCCTGCATGCTTTTTTTTGAGGACGGGACGCAGAACGGAATGATCAGCGCAGGCTGCCTGGAGCAGGACTTATCCCATCACGCCAAAAAGGTTTTTCAAGAAGGGAAAGCCAGAATGGTTCAATATGACCTAAGGAAGGAATCCGATTTGGAATGGGGACAGGGAAATGGCTGCAACGGAGTGATTCGCATTCTGCTTGAACCAGTAGGGGAAAAGGAAAAGGAAGATTTTCGAAGGGTGAAAAATTTTTTGGATCAGGGCATACAAGTTCTATGCCTGAAAAAGCTGGAGGAGGAACCTGAAAATTTATTCGTTCCGGAACAAGGTGAAATTTTTGGCCAGTGGCACGATTCTATAACGAAGCTGGAGGAATCGAGCATACAACAAACCAAGTTCGATTCAGGCGTTTTTCATCAGTTATTTCTGCCAAAGCCGCGTTTATTTGTATTCGGTGCAGGCACTGATGCACAGCCACTCGTGTCACTGGCTGCGAAAGCAGGTTTTTCGGTTGCAGTCTGTGATTGGCGCGCGGAATACTGCCAGAAGGGAAACTTTCCAGATGCGGACCAGCTTCTAATCGGCTTTCCTGCAGAAATTTATAAAAAAGAAAGATTTACGGGGAATGATTTTGCGATCATTAGGAACCATCATTTTATACGTGATAAAGAATGGCTTTCACTTTTAAAAAAAGAAAAACTTCGTTACCTTGGAGTTTTAGGGCCAGGGAAAGAACCGAACGGTTAA
- a CDS encoding aminoglycoside 3'-phosphotransferase/choline kinase family protein, with protein sequence MDINSILEELQLGSLKNYKEIIAGEDSSVWKLENAEGDIFALRLLPIERYRQFEREEEYMRVARQGGVPVPKVHFVKKIGDWSAMLMDWAEGRTVLEEILTHPENAYKLGTEFGKTQASIHKISLITNEIENWLSPQGKEVELLHQLREETQTQMLLHLDYHPLNVLTDGTSITAVIDWANACVDDPRFDTARTFAILDMEVKKAIQGSQLEEGHVKEFINGWVHGYGKMPEDYPQYNRWAGLRMIRDLAGKRSAEELIDIEQWATRWEKYDRTR encoded by the coding sequence ATGGATATAAACAGTATTTTGGAAGAGCTTCAGCTTGGTTCTTTGAAAAATTATAAAGAGATAATAGCCGGAGAAGATAGTTCCGTATGGAAACTTGAAAATGCAGAAGGAGATATTTTTGCGTTAAGGCTGCTCCCAATTGAAAGATATCGGCAATTTGAGCGTGAAGAAGAATATATGAGAGTGGCTAGGCAGGGTGGCGTGCCAGTTCCAAAGGTGCATTTTGTAAAGAAAATCGGAGATTGGTCTGCGATGCTCATGGATTGGGCTGAAGGGAGGACAGTTTTGGAGGAAATCCTGACGCACCCCGAAAATGCATACAAGCTGGGAACCGAGTTTGGCAAAACACAAGCGAGTATTCATAAAATTTCTCTAATAACTAATGAAATAGAAAATTGGCTGTCTCCTCAAGGAAAAGAGGTGGAACTGCTTCATCAGCTAAGGGAAGAAACGCAAACCCAAATGCTGCTTCACCTTGATTATCACCCTCTGAATGTTTTGACTGATGGTACTTCGATTACTGCCGTGATTGATTGGGCAAATGCATGTGTTGATGATCCGCGTTTTGATACCGCAAGAACATTCGCGATCCTGGACATGGAAGTTAAGAAGGCGATTCAAGGATCCCAGCTGGAAGAGGGGCATGTAAAGGAATTTATTAATGGCTGGGTTCATGGTTATGGAAAAATGCCTGAGGACTATCCGCAATATAATCGTTGGGCTGGTTTACGGATGATCCGTGATTTGGCTGGTAAAAGAAGCGCTGAAGAGCTAATTGATATTGAGCAATGGGCGACAAGGTGGGAGAAGTATGACCGTACCAGGTAG
- the fdhD gene encoding formate dehydrogenase accessory sulfurtransferase FdhD: protein MKPVEVKREILRFGNGKAEVLEDHIVTEYTVTVKINGQEFVTMVCTPEYIEDMVVGFLASEGVIRKYSDIEDLWIQEKEGFVHIKTASHNPFFQELKGKRYITSCCGASRQGFVFATDALTARKMHDNDVKISVDDCFRLMNEMQESAEVFQQTGGVHNAALCDQDGPVLTRMDIGRHNALDKIYGYCIKNNIGIDDKIIVFSGRISSEILLKVAKIGCAVVLSKSAPTELALKLAEQLGITTIGFIRNESMNVYTHTQRIVHSCKVVASEIAK from the coding sequence GTGAAACCAGTCGAGGTAAAAAGAGAGATCCTTCGTTTTGGAAATGGCAAGGCCGAAGTTTTGGAGGACCATATCGTAACCGAGTACACGGTTACCGTTAAAATAAACGGGCAGGAATTTGTAACGATGGTTTGCACACCGGAATATATAGAGGACATGGTTGTCGGGTTCCTCGCTTCAGAGGGTGTTATCCGAAAATACTCGGATATTGAAGATTTATGGATCCAGGAAAAGGAAGGGTTTGTCCACATTAAAACGGCAAGTCACAATCCCTTTTTTCAGGAGTTGAAAGGGAAACGATACATTACCTCCTGCTGCGGTGCCAGCCGACAGGGCTTTGTGTTCGCCACAGACGCCTTAACGGCCCGTAAAATGCATGATAATGATGTGAAAATATCAGTGGACGATTGTTTCCGCCTGATGAATGAAATGCAAGAGTCAGCAGAAGTGTTTCAGCAGACAGGTGGCGTACACAATGCAGCTCTCTGCGATCAGGATGGCCCTGTGTTGACCCGGATGGATATTGGCCGACATAACGCACTCGATAAAATTTACGGATATTGTATTAAAAACAATATCGGTATCGACGACAAAATCATTGTATTCAGCGGGCGAATCTCCTCTGAAATTTTGCTGAAGGTGGCAAAAATCGGCTGTGCGGTCGTTTTGTCAAAGTCTGCTCCAACAGAGCTCGCCTTAAAGCTGGCAGAACAGCTGGGTATCACCACAATTGGTTTTATTCGAAATGAATCGATGAATGTCTATACTCATACCCAGAGAATTGTTCATTCTTGTAAGGTGGTTGCGTCGGAGATAGCTAAATAG
- a CDS encoding YnfA family protein, whose amino-acid sequence MRAILLFIFAGLAEIGGGYLVWLWLREGMPVLYGVAGGLILILYGVIPTFQSFPSFGRVYAAYGGVFIFLAILWGWAVDKKTPDLYDWVGGFICLLGVSIILWGPRN is encoded by the coding sequence ATGAGAGCTATATTGCTATTTATATTTGCAGGGCTTGCAGAAATAGGCGGAGGCTATTTAGTTTGGCTATGGCTGCGCGAAGGAATGCCTGTTTTATATGGTGTTGCCGGAGGCCTGATTCTTATACTTTATGGAGTGATCCCGACATTCCAAAGCTTTCCGTCATTTGGCAGAGTGTATGCGGCTTATGGGGGAGTGTTTATCTTTCTGGCAATCCTCTGGGGCTGGGCTGTCGATAAAAAAACGCCTGATTTATATGATTGGGTTGGGGGATTTATTTGTTTACTTGGCGTTTCGATTATTTTATGGGGTCCGAGAAATTAA
- a CDS encoding CPBP family intramembrane glutamic endopeptidase, giving the protein MTVPGRMVNGVASIPEVTKLRQVLLFYFCFFIAWALKEISFSTFQEPITLSIVIKYTVWVLPVFLLLKRQNLKSLTYLKIRDNVGGGIKWGLSISLVLVLLEGVLVFIFHGKIKLDLGIQWVTTLVFALPEEVIFRGYILQKLAASIRFVKANLYTSLLFVSIHFPIWYVQGITMSKLVFSVLTVFIVGFGLGYLIKKSNSLWAPVIVHTVYNLILYTRA; this is encoded by the coding sequence ATGACCGTACCAGGTAGAATGGTAAATGGAGTTGCGTCCATTCCAGAAGTAACTAAATTAAGACAGGTGCTATTATTTTATTTCTGCTTTTTCATTGCATGGGCTCTCAAGGAAATAAGCTTCAGCACTTTTCAGGAGCCAATTACGTTATCTATTGTCATAAAGTATACGGTGTGGGTGCTTCCAGTCTTTTTGCTGCTTAAACGTCAAAATTTGAAGTCTCTTACATACTTGAAAATCAGAGATAATGTCGGAGGGGGCATAAAATGGGGTTTATCAATCAGCCTAGTTCTGGTCCTGCTTGAAGGTGTATTGGTGTTTATCTTTCACGGTAAAATCAAGCTGGACCTAGGCATTCAATGGGTTACCACATTGGTTTTTGCCTTGCCGGAAGAAGTAATATTTCGCGGTTATATTTTGCAAAAGCTGGCAGCTTCGATTCGATTTGTCAAAGCAAATCTTTACACTTCGTTACTTTTTGTTTCAATCCATTTTCCAATTTGGTATGTACAAGGAATCACGATGTCGAAATTAGTTTTTAGCGTCTTGACTGTTTTTATTGTAGGCTTTGGTTTGGGTTATTTAATTAAAAAATCCAATTCATTATGGGCACCAGTCATTGTCCATACTGTTTACAATCTGATCCTTTATACTAGGGCATAA
- a CDS encoding response regulator, whose protein sequence is MKTILIADHSLFSRSMLKKLLAKSDYRVICEVEDGKQAIKKFVHLQPDFVLMDYSMPKMNGIEALVQMMKINPLANVIMFSSLNTRVFIEESLELGAKDFLIKPSFQGLLSVLDSLTMTPYI, encoded by the coding sequence ATGAAAACCATACTCATTGCCGATCACTCCTTATTTTCAAGAAGCATGCTTAAAAAGTTGCTGGCCAAAAGCGACTACAGAGTGATATGCGAAGTGGAAGATGGCAAACAAGCCATCAAAAAATTCGTCCATTTACAACCTGATTTCGTTCTGATGGATTATTCTATGCCAAAAATGAATGGGATTGAAGCACTGGTACAAATGATGAAGATTAATCCACTCGCCAATGTAATTATGTTTTCATCGCTAAACACTCGAGTGTTTATAGAAGAGTCACTTGAACTTGGCGCAAAGGATTTTTTGATAAAACCCTCGTTTCAAGGTCTGCTTTCTGTCCTAGACAGCCTAACTATGACCCCTTATATATAG
- a CDS encoding XdhC family protein yields the protein MAFTFKKRKTSLPWSFRARERTERLIGLKEIPAWIHSPAGLPIGAQGPEEIAISIMAEMVQHLHQPHKPARRYLWTVPE from the coding sequence ATGGCTTTCACTTTTAAAAAAAGAAAAACTTCGTTACCTTGGAGTTTTAGGGCCAGGGAAAGAACCGAACGGTTAATCGGTCTGAAGGAAATTCCTGCCTGGATCCATTCTCCTGCCGGGCTGCCAATTGGAGCACAAGGTCCGGAGGAAATTGCGATTAGTATTATGGCGGAAATGGTTCAACATCTCCATCAGCCTCATAAACCTGCCCGAAGGTATTTATGGACCGTCCCCGAGTAA
- a CDS encoding GNAT family N-acetyltransferase, which produces MALWEKEEFTISTDQNHLDLQVIHRFLSEDSYWAKGISFDAVKKAVENSSLIFGVYQGNPTEKTAMQVGSARIITDFVRIGWIMDVFILPEFRGRGLSKWLMEIITEHPKLKEVRKLMLSTKDAHGLYTQYGFAEIENPELYLQKRNK; this is translated from the coding sequence ATGGCACTTTGGGAAAAAGAAGAATTTACGATTTCCACTGATCAAAACCATTTGGATTTACAGGTAATTCATCGATTTTTAAGCGAGGATTCCTATTGGGCTAAAGGGATCAGCTTCGATGCCGTGAAGAAGGCAGTGGAGAACTCTTCATTAATCTTTGGTGTTTACCAAGGAAATCCAACCGAAAAAACAGCAATGCAAGTAGGCTCTGCCAGGATTATTACTGATTTTGTACGCATAGGGTGGATCATGGATGTGTTTATTCTTCCTGAATTCAGGGGGAGAGGATTGTCTAAATGGCTGATGGAAATCATCACGGAGCATCCGAAATTAAAGGAGGTCCGTAAATTAATGCTAAGTACGAAGGACGCACATGGATTGTATACTCAGTATGGATTCGCGGAAATCGAAAATCCGGAACTCTATCTTCAGAAAAGGAATAAATAG
- a CDS encoding MFS transporter — MKDMKKNRAFFLTAVATGTMLNPLNSSMISLALHSIQKDFHLSFTTVSWLISSFYLASAVAQPVTGKIGDLLGRKKTFFAGLILVAISAIGAPLSSTFLMLIVMRLFQSIGSSAIYPSGIALIRDNIQERQASALAVLSIFASAMTALGPTLGGFLIVWGDWPAIFRVNFPFILISFLLGLFLFPKDTKKTNSSFKQLLLQLDVPGIALFGSGMVLLLWFLLSFKTQIHIGAGIAGITLLSLFVWHELKVKVPFIDIRLFRAHPKLSWVYLQFIVLNIFFYCLFFGLPSYFQDGMHLNVRTSGLLMLFMSAVSIFISPLTGKWIDKSGSKTPVIVGAILSLAGAVLLTLFFVDAPYWQMGLILSLLGISYGIGNVVLQAAMLEASPRSIIGTTSGLFQTCRYLGSILSSIVLGLVFGKEISGWHMEVLGMVLISVASISVLMSLRFAKTGPAKKPRLLH; from the coding sequence ATGAAAGATATGAAAAAAAATCGTGCGTTTTTCTTGACCGCCGTTGCAACCGGCACGATGCTAAACCCGCTTAACTCTTCCATGATTTCACTAGCTTTACATAGCATCCAAAAGGATTTTCACCTATCCTTTACTACCGTTTCCTGGCTGATTTCTTCTTTTTATTTGGCCAGTGCTGTGGCACAGCCGGTCACCGGAAAGATTGGAGATCTTTTGGGGAGAAAGAAAACGTTTTTCGCCGGACTAATCCTTGTTGCGATATCAGCAATCGGTGCACCGCTTTCTTCGACCTTTCTCATGCTAATTGTGATGCGCTTATTCCAATCGATCGGCAGCAGTGCGATTTATCCTTCAGGAATTGCTTTGATACGTGATAATATTCAGGAACGCCAGGCATCTGCTCTTGCTGTCCTTTCGATATTCGCCTCTGCCATGACCGCTTTAGGACCTACACTTGGCGGCTTTTTAATTGTCTGGGGCGATTGGCCGGCTATTTTTAGAGTCAATTTTCCATTTATTTTGATTAGCTTTCTTCTTGGGCTGTTTCTATTTCCAAAGGATACGAAAAAAACAAATTCGAGCTTTAAGCAGCTGTTGCTTCAGTTGGATGTCCCCGGCATTGCACTGTTTGGATCCGGAATGGTTCTTCTGCTCTGGTTTTTATTGTCCTTCAAAACCCAAATTCACATCGGTGCGGGAATCGCAGGTATCACTCTATTGAGTTTATTCGTGTGGCATGAATTAAAAGTCAAGGTGCCGTTTATCGATATCCGGCTATTTAGAGCGCACCCGAAATTGTCCTGGGTCTATTTGCAGTTTATTGTTCTTAACATCTTTTTTTACTGTTTATTTTTTGGACTGCCGAGCTATTTTCAGGATGGTATGCATTTAAATGTCAGGACAAGCGGACTATTAATGCTGTTCATGTCAGCGGTCAGCATTTTTATCTCCCCTCTTACAGGTAAATGGATTGATAAATCCGGCTCGAAAACACCAGTTATAGTGGGTGCGATACTTTCACTTGCCGGCGCAGTTTTATTGACTTTATTTTTTGTTGATGCACCCTATTGGCAAATGGGACTCATCCTTTCCCTGCTCGGAATCAGCTACGGAATCGGCAACGTCGTCCTGCAGGCGGCAATGCTTGAGGCAAGCCCGCGCTCGATCATTGGCACTACCTCGGGATTATTTCAAACCTGCCGTTATCTTGGATCGATATTATCCTCTATTGTTCTGGGACTTGTTTTTGGAAAGGAAATTTCCGGGTGGCATATGGAGGTTCTTGGCATGGTGCTAATTTCGGTTGCGTCAATAAGTGTCCTGATGAGCCTCCGTTTTGCTAAAACAGGACCGGCAAAAAAGCCAAGATTATTGCACTGA
- a CDS encoding SepM family pheromone-processing serine protease: MEQYQNNKRRLTPKYLIMIGICLLILISMFIPTPYYLYQPGSVEELSSKVTVEDGHKSHNGKLYLTTILSIKANNIYYLLYGYFAPHTEIKKDEEVKGDLTENEYDQLLKHMMKTSQENAMVSGLKAAGEPVSIKPKGVFIGNIVSTSKAKGVLEVGDIITSIDGHPVKNTEDFRAYLKNKKTKGDTVTIQSLHNGKIKTNKIGLIQLDAKTKTVGLGIYPEDEISVNTDRKITFHTEDIGGPSAGLMFSLEILSQILPGDLKKGYKIAGTGTMDLNGNVGQIGGIRDKIVAAHKKGVDIFFCPADITSDDTNEKDVKDETKKLGYNIKIVPVKTLKDAENYLNSLKPKK, from the coding sequence TTGGAACAGTATCAGAATAATAAGAGAAGGCTTACACCTAAATATTTAATTATGATCGGAATCTGTTTGCTCATTTTAATCAGCATGTTCATTCCGACACCCTATTACCTCTATCAGCCAGGTTCTGTTGAAGAGCTTTCCTCCAAGGTGACGGTTGAGGACGGCCATAAATCACATAATGGAAAGCTGTATTTAACGACGATTCTTTCGATAAAAGCAAATAATATTTATTATTTATTGTATGGCTATTTCGCTCCGCATACCGAGATCAAAAAGGATGAAGAAGTAAAGGGCGATTTAACGGAGAACGAATACGATCAATTGCTGAAGCATATGATGAAAACCTCTCAGGAAAATGCGATGGTATCTGGCCTCAAGGCAGCCGGTGAACCTGTATCGATCAAACCAAAGGGAGTTTTTATTGGTAACATCGTTTCAACTTCCAAAGCAAAGGGTGTGCTTGAGGTAGGAGATATCATTACCTCAATTGACGGCCATCCTGTGAAAAATACGGAAGACTTCAGAGCTTACCTAAAAAACAAGAAAACAAAAGGTGACACGGTTACGATTCAGTCACTACATAATGGAAAAATCAAAACGAATAAAATTGGGTTAATTCAGCTCGATGCTAAAACGAAAACGGTAGGCCTTGGGATTTATCCAGAAGACGAAATATCTGTTAATACAGATCGAAAAATCACCTTTCATACCGAAGATATTGGCGGACCGTCTGCCGGGTTAATGTTTTCCCTTGAGATCCTAAGCCAGATTCTCCCAGGGGATCTCAAAAAAGGCTATAAAATTGCCGGAACAGGAACCATGGATTTAAACGGAAATGTTGGCCAAATCGGCGGTATCAGAGACAAAATCGTTGCTGCACATAAAAAAGGAGTCGATATCTTCTTCTGTCCAGCAGATATCACCAGCGACGACACGAACGAAAAAGATGTCAAGGATGAGACTAAAAAGCTTGGTTACAACATTAAAATTGTCCCTGTCAAAACCTTGAAGGATGCCGAAAATTACCTAAACAGCCTAAAACCAAAGAAATAA